A single Heterodontus francisci isolate sHetFra1 chromosome 11, sHetFra1.hap1, whole genome shotgun sequence DNA region contains:
- the LOC137374907 gene encoding C-type natriuretic peptide 2-like codes for MNIISFLVSGLFLALLSTRTGANPLFQSQQDLAHLLGEEFSEYLSSERGTPAVMNAKVRFLRDLSFDTRSKSTWARLFNDYNNPRRFRGINKKGSSKGCFGRKLDRIGAMSGLGC; via the exons ATGAACATCATCTCGTTTTTGGTTTCAGGACTATTCCTGGCTCTCTTGTCCACACGGACGGGTGCAAACCCCCTGTTTCAGTCACAGCAA GATCTTGCACATTTATTAGGTGAAGAATTTTCTGAGTACCTTTCCTCAGAACGGGGTACCCCTGCAGTTATGAATGCCAAGGTCCGGTTTTTACGAGACCTCAGCTTCGACACCAGATCAAAGAGCACCTGGGCTCGGCTTTTCAACGACTATAACAACCCCAGGAGGTTCCGAGGAATCAACAAGAAAGGGTCTTCCAAGGGCTGTTTCGGACGCAAACTGGACAGAATAGGAGCGATGAGCGGACTGGGCTGTTAG